One Myxococcus xanthus genomic window carries:
- a CDS encoding phage late control D family protein: protein MTDATSQPEHHRPTVRIFGKADARVTGLVSSMRLEEAEGGLCSLELRFEAIARYADTVAEQVFEDEQLLRLGAPIGIYTGPESAPQEIFRGVITGIEAVFSHDSAPEFVVLAEDALQKARLARRTHVHSDLKLAELAEKLARDLGLTPIIPGLRESLGLQVQWNESDLAFVRRLLATRDADLQVTGDELHVSARSAVRRGILELTLYSELRRVRVTADLAHQATQVTCTGWNAIQGARVSGQSSGSRPGPGAGRTGAELLQQTLGPRTEHLGSLPVSTSDEATAIARAAFDARARRFVRIDATAEGTPALRVGTHVRLRGLSARFDNTYYVVRASHRYDTLHGYETDFEAECAFLGEP, encoded by the coding sequence ATGACTGACGCCACGTCACAGCCAGAACATCACCGCCCCACGGTGCGCATCTTCGGCAAGGCCGACGCACGCGTCACCGGTCTGGTCAGCAGCATGCGACTAGAGGAAGCCGAAGGCGGCCTGTGCTCGCTCGAGCTGCGCTTCGAGGCAATCGCACGCTACGCCGACACCGTGGCCGAGCAGGTCTTCGAGGACGAGCAACTGCTCAGGCTCGGGGCACCCATCGGCATCTACACCGGTCCCGAGAGCGCCCCTCAGGAGATTTTTCGCGGCGTCATCACCGGAATCGAAGCCGTGTTCTCGCACGACTCCGCGCCGGAGTTCGTCGTGCTCGCAGAGGACGCACTGCAGAAAGCAAGGCTCGCGCGGCGCACGCACGTCCACAGCGACCTCAAGCTGGCCGAGCTGGCGGAGAAGCTCGCCCGGGACCTGGGCCTGACGCCCATCATCCCAGGCCTTCGCGAGTCCCTGGGCCTCCAGGTCCAGTGGAACGAAAGCGACCTGGCCTTCGTGCGGCGATTGCTGGCCACGCGGGATGCGGACTTGCAGGTGACGGGTGACGAGCTCCACGTCTCCGCACGGAGCGCGGTGCGCCGGGGCATCCTGGAGCTGACCCTCTACTCTGAACTCCGCCGGGTGCGCGTCACGGCGGACCTGGCGCATCAGGCCACCCAGGTCACTTGCACCGGGTGGAACGCCATCCAGGGCGCCAGGGTCTCCGGCCAGAGCTCCGGCTCGCGACCCGGCCCGGGCGCGGGGCGTACCGGCGCGGAGCTGCTCCAGCAGACGCTGGGCCCTCGGACCGAGCACCTCGGCTCGCTGCCCGTGTCCACCAGCGACGAGGCCACCGCCATCGCCAGGGCCGCCTTCGATGCGCGCGCCCGGCGCTTCGTCCGCATCGACGCCACTGCGGAGGGCACCCCCGCGCTCCGCGTGGGGACCCACGTGAGGCTCCGCGGCCTGAGCGCTCGCTTCGACAACACCTACTACGTGGTCCGTGCCAGCCATCGCTACGACACCCTCCACGGCTACGAGACGGACTTCGAGGCCGAGTGCGCCTTCCTGGGAGAGCCATGA
- a CDS encoding phage baseplate assembly protein V: MTDTAHAQERRLLGAMLGTYLAKVVSVEDPEHLARVKVRLLTAPEGLADADVALWARVAVPFSGSGWGALFLPDKDDEVAVVFAGGDPRQPLVVGGLWNGRARPPETPGGNRVDRYVIKARNGSRIAIVEASEGTAQITLEVPGGVSATLKQANGGELTLEAAGNTVTLAQQGVTVRAATTVSVTASQVEVSAGQVTVNAAMSSFSGVVKCDTLQTNSVMGVTYTPGAGNVW, translated from the coding sequence ATGACCGACACCGCACACGCTCAGGAGCGCCGCCTGCTGGGCGCCATGCTCGGCACCTATCTGGCGAAGGTCGTGTCCGTGGAGGACCCCGAACACCTGGCGCGCGTCAAGGTCCGCCTGCTCACCGCGCCCGAGGGCCTGGCCGATGCGGACGTGGCCTTGTGGGCGCGGGTCGCCGTGCCGTTCTCCGGCAGTGGCTGGGGCGCGCTCTTCCTCCCGGACAAGGATGACGAGGTGGCCGTGGTCTTCGCCGGAGGAGACCCGCGCCAGCCGCTGGTCGTGGGGGGCCTGTGGAACGGGCGTGCCCGTCCGCCGGAGACGCCCGGTGGAAATCGCGTGGACCGATACGTCATCAAGGCCCGGAATGGCAGCCGCATCGCCATCGTCGAAGCGAGCGAGGGCACCGCGCAAATCACCCTGGAAGTCCCCGGTGGCGTGAGCGCCACGCTGAAGCAGGCCAACGGAGGCGAGCTCACGCTGGAGGCAGCGGGCAACACCGTCACGCTCGCCCAGCAAGGCGTCACCGTCCGGGCCGCGACCACGGTGTCCGTCACCGCCAGTCAGGTGGAGGTGAGCGCCGGTCAGGTCACGGTCAACGCGGCGATGTCGTCCTTCTCGGGCGTCGTGAAGTGCGACACGCTGCAGACCAACTCGGTGATGGGCGTGACGTACACGCCAGGGGCGGGCAACGTATGGTGA
- a CDS encoding GPW/gp25 family protein has protein sequence MSPKPPDRRPPVGFPLRLVPDERGELAFPSLEASVRQSIEVILRTRPGEQLMRQGFGAGLERMVGQPNTVSTRRRIQELVQRALTEWEPRLELIRVDVLELADLPAQVRVEIVYRLRRTGDVQQLGLAMDLGG, from the coding sequence ATGAGCCCGAAGCCTCCCGACAGGCGCCCTCCCGTGGGCTTTCCGCTGCGGCTCGTGCCGGACGAACGCGGCGAGCTGGCGTTTCCTTCGCTAGAAGCCAGCGTGCGGCAGTCCATCGAGGTCATCCTCCGCACGCGCCCCGGCGAGCAGCTCATGCGACAGGGCTTCGGCGCCGGGCTGGAGCGGATGGTGGGACAACCCAACACCGTGTCCACCCGCCGGCGCATCCAGGAGCTGGTGCAGCGCGCGCTCACCGAGTGGGAGCCGCGCCTGGAACTCATCCGCGTGGACGTGCTGGAGCTGGCGGACCTGCCCGCCCAGGTCCGCGTGGAAATCGTCTACCGCCTGCGCCGCACGGGTGACGTGCAGCAGCTCGGGCTCGCCATGGACCTCGGAGGCTAG
- a CDS encoding putative baseplate assembly protein translates to MPIIPPRLDDRSFPDLVEELLSRIPGHTPEWTHARVGDPGRTLLELFAWLADSILYRANLIPERQRLAFLRLLGASLRPAEAATGVVSVHFDTEVLQPSVSLRAFAALRKPVPFETLDELTVVHLTAEAYRKRPLTETERQQHASMLPRLAQVYGLDPKAQHGFYATTPVFPLGAADPRGLDLVTETVDGSLWLALLAPKAEHVVALREDLTKGNGQGPRVLSVGVSPVMEVPALSELLGARGRLPHVWEVTGTPAADGLPVYHRLTVVADSTQELSRRGVVRLLLPSDLGAPVNDVRADARAGLGDRPPRLDDPRVAARLVTWLRLRPSGKPERFALGWVDINAVEVDQRETTGGRLIGQSDGNAEQEFRLPSGSVERATFQLFIEEPGAGYREWRLIEDLALARRDEPVYALDSEAGAARCGDGVRGRVPPAGAQVLVARMRSGGGAAGNLPPGSLKDISAFRVDGSPAPGLRVQQPEPTLGGRDAETLAEAERRIPALLRHVDRAVTEEDYRRLAASTPGVQLGRVEVLPRFEPRRRRDGVPGVVSVMVLPTATRLEPPYPRADRPLLEAVHAYLDARRPLTTELYVIGCEYVPLGLGVGITVREGFGRETVVQAVRQAVRRFIFPLPAGGPTGEGWPLGRDVQDRELYVAVAQVPGVASIAGVNLFAWGTVTRVLRDPRRAGATADVARFTVEPPAPSVRQAEGPVNPSWLQLKGSTATTPVELSIADWQLPELLKVAVNADGEVPTMLHGIGDEGSGGMDSSQAGVAVPMVPEVC, encoded by the coding sequence ATGCCCATCATTCCTCCCCGACTCGACGACAGGAGCTTCCCGGACCTCGTCGAGGAGCTGCTCTCCCGCATCCCGGGCCATACCCCGGAGTGGACCCATGCCCGCGTGGGCGACCCGGGGCGCACCCTGCTGGAGCTCTTCGCCTGGCTGGCGGACTCCATCCTCTACCGCGCCAACCTCATCCCCGAGCGCCAGCGACTGGCCTTCCTTCGGCTGCTGGGCGCGAGCCTGCGCCCCGCCGAGGCCGCCACCGGCGTGGTGAGCGTGCACTTCGACACCGAGGTGCTCCAGCCTTCCGTGTCGCTGCGGGCCTTCGCCGCGTTGCGCAAGCCCGTGCCCTTCGAAACGCTGGATGAGCTGACCGTGGTGCATCTCACCGCCGAGGCGTACCGCAAGCGCCCGCTCACGGAGACGGAGCGCCAACAGCACGCGTCGATGCTGCCCCGGCTCGCGCAAGTCTATGGCCTGGACCCCAAGGCCCAGCACGGCTTCTACGCGACGACGCCCGTGTTCCCCCTCGGCGCCGCTGACCCGCGCGGGCTGGACCTGGTGACGGAGACGGTGGACGGAAGCCTGTGGCTCGCGCTGCTCGCCCCCAAGGCGGAACACGTGGTGGCCCTCCGTGAGGACCTGACGAAGGGGAACGGACAAGGGCCTCGCGTCCTGAGCGTGGGCGTCTCCCCCGTCATGGAGGTCCCCGCCCTGTCCGAGCTGCTCGGTGCGCGCGGCCGGCTGCCACACGTCTGGGAGGTAACGGGCACTCCCGCCGCGGACGGGTTGCCGGTGTACCACCGGCTCACCGTCGTGGCGGACTCGACGCAGGAGCTGTCCCGCCGGGGCGTCGTGCGGCTGCTGTTGCCATCCGACCTGGGCGCGCCGGTCAATGACGTGAGGGCGGACGCGCGCGCCGGCCTGGGCGACCGGCCGCCACGCCTGGACGACCCAAGGGTGGCGGCGCGATTGGTGACCTGGCTGCGCCTGCGTCCCAGCGGAAAGCCGGAGCGCTTCGCGCTGGGCTGGGTGGACATCAACGCGGTCGAAGTGGACCAGCGCGAGACGACCGGCGGACGCCTGATTGGACAGAGCGACGGCAACGCGGAGCAGGAGTTTCGCCTGCCCTCCGGCTCCGTGGAGCGCGCAACGTTCCAGCTCTTCATCGAAGAGCCAGGGGCGGGCTACCGCGAGTGGCGGCTCATCGAAGACCTCGCGCTGGCCCGCCGCGACGAGCCCGTCTACGCCCTGGACTCCGAGGCAGGCGCCGCCCGCTGTGGAGACGGCGTGCGCGGACGCGTGCCTCCCGCGGGTGCCCAGGTGCTGGTGGCCCGGATGCGCAGCGGTGGCGGCGCCGCGGGAAACCTCCCGCCTGGCAGCTTGAAGGACATCAGCGCCTTCCGGGTCGATGGAAGCCCCGCGCCGGGGCTGCGGGTGCAACAGCCGGAGCCCACGCTGGGTGGCCGGGACGCGGAGACGCTGGCGGAGGCCGAGCGCCGCATCCCCGCGCTGCTGCGCCACGTGGACCGGGCCGTGACGGAGGAGGACTATCGGCGGCTCGCGGCCAGCACCCCCGGCGTGCAGTTGGGGCGCGTGGAGGTGCTGCCCCGCTTCGAGCCAAGGCGACGGCGAGACGGTGTTCCCGGTGTCGTCTCCGTCATGGTGTTGCCCACGGCCACGCGGCTGGAGCCGCCCTACCCGCGGGCGGACCGGCCGCTGCTGGAAGCCGTCCATGCCTACCTGGATGCGCGCCGGCCGCTCACCACCGAGCTCTACGTGATTGGCTGCGAATACGTCCCACTGGGGCTCGGCGTGGGCATCACCGTGCGTGAGGGCTTTGGCAGGGAGACGGTGGTGCAGGCGGTGCGGCAGGCCGTGCGCCGCTTCATCTTCCCGCTGCCGGCGGGAGGCCCCACCGGAGAGGGCTGGCCGCTGGGCCGGGATGTCCAGGACCGGGAGCTCTATGTCGCGGTGGCGCAGGTCCCCGGGGTGGCCAGCATCGCCGGGGTGAACCTCTTCGCCTGGGGAACGGTAACGCGCGTGCTGAGAGACCCTCGCCGCGCCGGAGCCACGGCCGACGTGGCGCGCTTCACGGTGGAGCCCCCTGCTCCGTCCGTCCGGCAGGCCGAGGGCCCGGTCAACCCGAGCTGGCTCCAGCTCAAGGGAAGCACCGCGACGACACCGGTGGAGCTGTCCATCGCGGACTGGCAGCTCCCGGAGCTGCTCAAGGTGGCGGTGAATGCCGACGGAGAGGTGCCGACGATGCTCCACGGCATCGGCGATGAGGGAAGCGGTGGCATGGACTCCTCGCAGGCGGGCGTGGCGGTGCCCATGGTCCCCGAGGTCTGCTGA
- a CDS encoding phage tail protein produces the protein MDANRLRFYMLADAPDWVTESSVSAGEVCLYDAKRRTLRLGSLGESRTFDEALDLAVLEPRLARVPGAVDAFGTWAWWDDVAGQVRAAGGGAGTTLRFEPAQVGLSGAVTDLSPGAGGILYVAVAQRVVALHLRKVWSAVVFPAEGLAAHRIAADPRGGAYVLSGPPSFAPNAPPAVLGRMDGQPLLDVLSIPSGAGLFRPMEENPDPPRTRVLETLAWPGEVPVALACDTEGRLAVLSWVMDPALAGVPPDAAHARLRFYSGRFSTPVALPGVLRPFSLAILPDGRAAVLSLLDDGKVEAVAYALPAGASEAIPQGDYFPLPGHDGGPFLQGAKPPHHAVNPGLADMAPVPLQALSLPRCAERGSAANPPNRPFDSGDGRTVWHRLYVEALLPPRTGVRVWLAATDEPLAPPSDSPHWHEHRLGLIPEAPVHPDVPHGSWVPLPSEVPFQPGMLPAPPAPGESGLFTVLIQRAHAKVRALSGRYLWVRVELFGDGRRTPEVGALRAYASRFSYVDNYLPSLYREELFGEDADTTGRATPADFLERFLGIVEGVLTPIEDRIAHAHVLTDPGHVPGDSLEWLASWVGLSFDPVVGESQRRAMLRSAPALARRRGCVEGLRLALDLVTDGAVNRGAVVVVEDFRLRRTLATILGADLADTEDPLLPGLARSGNSYVGDTLFLGDEARKEFLAVFGDETLQSRAEAEAVEQLLERLAHRLTVLVHQGTDTRTLGLIRKVAEQEAPAHVQVSVITASRPLLVGVASLVGVDTYVGPAPAPTSVRVGHSVLGLADVIERPSSLDPRLEGG, from the coding sequence ATGGACGCCAACCGCCTCCGGTTCTACATGCTGGCGGATGCGCCGGACTGGGTCACGGAGAGCTCGGTCTCCGCGGGCGAGGTGTGTCTCTACGACGCGAAGCGCAGGACGCTCCGGCTGGGAAGCCTGGGAGAGAGCCGCACCTTCGATGAAGCACTCGACCTCGCGGTGCTGGAGCCCAGGCTCGCTCGCGTACCGGGCGCGGTGGATGCTTTCGGCACGTGGGCCTGGTGGGACGACGTGGCCGGGCAGGTGCGCGCGGCGGGCGGAGGCGCTGGCACCACCCTGCGATTCGAGCCCGCCCAGGTAGGGCTGTCCGGCGCGGTGACGGACCTGTCGCCTGGAGCTGGCGGCATCCTCTACGTCGCGGTGGCCCAGCGCGTAGTGGCGCTCCACCTGCGTAAGGTGTGGTCCGCCGTGGTGTTCCCGGCCGAGGGGCTCGCCGCGCACCGTATCGCCGCGGACCCGCGGGGTGGCGCCTACGTCCTGAGCGGTCCGCCTTCCTTCGCGCCCAACGCGCCTCCCGCCGTACTCGGCCGGATGGACGGGCAGCCGCTTCTGGACGTCCTGTCCATTCCCTCCGGCGCTGGTTTGTTCCGCCCGATGGAAGAGAACCCGGACCCGCCTCGGACCCGGGTGCTGGAGACGCTCGCGTGGCCTGGCGAAGTGCCGGTGGCGCTCGCCTGTGACACCGAGGGACGGCTGGCGGTGCTGAGCTGGGTCATGGACCCGGCGCTCGCGGGTGTGCCCCCAGACGCGGCGCACGCGCGACTGCGCTTCTACTCGGGCCGCTTCTCCACGCCCGTCGCGCTCCCGGGCGTGCTGCGGCCCTTCAGTCTCGCCATCCTTCCGGACGGCCGCGCCGCGGTGCTGTCGCTGCTCGACGACGGCAAGGTGGAGGCGGTGGCCTACGCGCTCCCGGCTGGTGCGTCGGAGGCGATTCCCCAGGGAGACTACTTTCCCCTGCCCGGCCATGACGGGGGTCCCTTTCTCCAGGGAGCGAAGCCTCCGCACCACGCCGTCAACCCGGGGCTGGCCGACATGGCGCCAGTGCCGCTTCAAGCCCTGTCGCTGCCCCGGTGCGCCGAGCGGGGCAGCGCCGCCAACCCGCCGAACCGGCCCTTCGACTCGGGCGACGGGCGCACGGTGTGGCACCGCCTGTACGTGGAGGCGCTGCTGCCCCCACGCACCGGGGTGCGCGTCTGGCTTGCCGCCACCGACGAGCCCCTGGCTCCGCCGAGCGACTCGCCGCACTGGCACGAGCATCGCCTGGGCCTCATCCCGGAAGCCCCTGTTCATCCAGACGTCCCGCACGGGAGCTGGGTGCCTCTTCCGTCGGAGGTGCCGTTCCAACCGGGAATGCTGCCCGCGCCGCCGGCCCCGGGCGAGAGTGGCCTGTTCACCGTCCTCATCCAGCGCGCCCACGCGAAGGTGCGTGCGCTCTCCGGACGGTACCTGTGGGTGCGGGTGGAGCTGTTCGGCGACGGCCGCCGGACGCCCGAAGTGGGAGCGCTGCGCGCGTATGCATCGCGCTTCTCCTACGTGGACAACTACCTGCCGTCCCTCTATCGCGAGGAGCTCTTCGGCGAGGACGCGGACACCACCGGCCGGGCGACTCCCGCGGACTTCCTGGAGCGTTTCCTCGGCATCGTCGAGGGTGTGCTGACGCCCATCGAGGACCGCATCGCCCATGCGCACGTGCTCACCGACCCGGGGCACGTGCCTGGTGATTCGCTGGAGTGGCTCGCGAGCTGGGTAGGCCTCTCCTTCGACCCCGTGGTGGGTGAGAGCCAGCGGCGCGCGATGCTCCGGTCCGCGCCCGCGCTCGCCCGGCGGCGCGGCTGCGTCGAGGGCCTGCGCCTGGCGCTGGACCTCGTCACCGACGGCGCGGTGAACCGAGGCGCGGTGGTGGTGGTGGAGGACTTCCGGCTTCGGCGCACGCTGGCGACCATCCTCGGCGCGGACCTCGCGGACACGGAGGACCCGTTGCTACCGGGCCTGGCCCGGAGCGGGAACTCCTACGTGGGCGACACGCTCTTCCTCGGGGATGAGGCGCGCAAGGAGTTCCTGGCCGTCTTCGGGGACGAAACGCTGCAGAGCCGGGCGGAGGCGGAGGCGGTGGAGCAGCTCCTGGAGCGGCTGGCACACCGGCTCACGGTGCTGGTGCACCAGGGCACGGACACGCGGACCCTGGGCCTCATCCGGAAGGTGGCGGAGCAGGAGGCCCCCGCGCACGTGCAGGTCTCCGTCATCACCGCGAGCCGTCCGCTGCTCGTCGGAGTCGCGTCGCTGGTGGGCGTGGACACCTACGTCGGACCCGCCCCCGCCCCCACCTCGGTGCGAGTGGGCCACAGCGTGCTGGGGCTCGCGGACGTCATTGAACGCCCGTCGAGCCTGGACCCCAGATTGGAAGGAGGTTGA
- a CDS encoding ATP-binding protein, with protein MTTSSLPLRTTVLAALALTQEDSGDGEAIELRYLRQHLDATGRDWVARARERLTRPGSEDAGLVMLGEVLGLSLVELLAVALVAAVEQDPMVGRAVAYLQAPVEASRPTLGLVSSALAPAASGGQEALLLLTAGAALGSGLLTRLREDLPLCEQTLAMPLPLFLALSGHDVTWPGATLGSARLMDAPLPPSIMDGVRRHARFLAGSPRSMLVLRGTSVSETRTVAAAVAMTLGRAPLFLGAELQRGLGPFLIQRGLLPIHVHDLAPGERKVLPNVPYYDGPVLAITGPEGTLDATDRTVLRWSVPRPPSEERRALWESSLGAPNLAEELARRHRQGAGRIAQLGRLARQKAELDGRPAPELQDVLAAAWEAESEGMGTLAEPLMDAIGDDAIVLVPQVKRELELLLARCRARDDLVHGLGPSATVRYRAGVRALFMGASGTGKTLAAGWLATKLGLPLYRVDLASVTSKYIGETEKNLSQLFARAEHADLVLLFDEADSLFAKRTDVKDSNDRFANAQTNYLLQRIEAFDGVAILTSNSKSRFDSAFTRRLDAIIDFTLPGPAERRALWTTHLGMAHELPAKELNRLAATADLAGGQIRNVVLTAALIAREAGRSIQPPDIIEALVHEYRKQGREPPSELRTTPLGSADGARDTWRR; from the coding sequence ATGACGACGTCGTCCCTGCCCCTTCGCACCACGGTCCTCGCGGCATTGGCCCTCACACAAGAGGACTCGGGGGATGGAGAAGCCATCGAGCTGCGCTACCTGCGTCAGCACCTGGATGCAACGGGGCGGGACTGGGTCGCTCGCGCTCGGGAGCGCCTCACACGTCCAGGCTCCGAGGATGCTGGACTCGTCATGCTCGGCGAAGTGCTCGGGCTCTCCCTGGTGGAGCTCCTGGCAGTGGCTCTGGTCGCCGCCGTCGAGCAGGACCCGATGGTGGGCCGGGCCGTCGCGTACCTTCAAGCACCCGTGGAGGCCTCCAGACCAACGCTGGGACTGGTTTCCAGCGCACTGGCGCCGGCCGCTTCCGGAGGCCAGGAGGCCCTGCTCCTCCTCACCGCCGGAGCGGCCCTGGGCAGCGGGCTGCTGACGCGCCTCCGGGAGGACCTTCCACTGTGTGAGCAAACGCTGGCCATGCCGCTGCCGCTCTTCCTGGCGCTGTCCGGGCACGACGTCACCTGGCCTGGGGCAACGCTCGGCTCGGCCCGCCTCATGGACGCACCGCTGCCTCCCTCCATCATGGATGGCGTGCGCCGGCATGCGCGCTTTCTCGCAGGCTCGCCTCGGTCGATGCTCGTGCTGCGCGGCACGTCGGTTTCTGAAACCCGCACCGTGGCGGCGGCGGTCGCCATGACGCTCGGACGAGCCCCCCTCTTCCTCGGAGCGGAGCTCCAGCGGGGATTGGGGCCCTTCCTGATTCAGCGAGGGCTGCTCCCCATTCATGTCCACGACCTCGCGCCCGGCGAACGAAAGGTGCTTCCCAACGTGCCGTACTACGACGGCCCCGTGCTGGCCATCACCGGACCCGAGGGCACGCTCGACGCGACGGACCGCACCGTGTTGCGCTGGTCCGTTCCACGACCTCCCAGCGAGGAACGGCGGGCCCTGTGGGAGTCCTCACTGGGCGCACCGAACCTCGCCGAGGAGCTGGCCCGACGGCACCGTCAGGGAGCAGGGCGCATTGCCCAGCTTGGCCGGCTGGCCCGGCAGAAGGCGGAGCTGGACGGGCGACCGGCGCCCGAGCTGCAAGACGTGCTCGCAGCGGCCTGGGAGGCGGAATCCGAGGGCATGGGCACACTCGCGGAGCCCTTGATGGACGCCATAGGCGACGACGCCATCGTCCTCGTGCCCCAGGTGAAACGAGAACTGGAGCTTCTCCTGGCGCGGTGCCGTGCTCGGGACGATCTGGTCCACGGCCTGGGCCCCTCCGCGACGGTGCGCTATCGCGCGGGTGTCCGGGCACTCTTCATGGGCGCGTCGGGCACGGGCAAGACGCTCGCCGCGGGATGGCTGGCCACGAAACTCGGACTGCCGCTCTACCGCGTGGATCTGGCATCCGTGACGAGCAAGTACATCGGTGAGACGGAGAAGAACCTCTCGCAGCTCTTCGCGCGGGCCGAGCACGCCGACCTGGTACTGCTCTTCGATGAGGCGGACTCGCTCTTCGCCAAGCGCACCGACGTGAAGGACTCGAACGACCGGTTCGCCAACGCACAGACGAACTACCTGCTCCAACGAATCGAGGCCTTCGACGGCGTGGCCATCCTGACCAGCAACAGCAAGAGCCGGTTCGATTCAGCCTTTACGCGCCGCCTCGATGCCATCATCGACTTCACCCTGCCCGGGCCCGCCGAGCGGCGCGCGCTCTGGACCACGCATCTGGGCATGGCGCACGAACTTCCCGCCAAGGAATTGAACCGACTGGCGGCGACGGCGGACCTGGCCGGAGGGCAGATTCGCAACGTGGTGCTGACGGCCGCGCTCATCGCGCGTGAGGCGGGCCGCTCCATCCAACCACCGGACATCATCGAGGCGCTCGTGCATGAGTACCGGAAGCAGGGCCGCGAGCCCCCCTCCGAGCTCCGCACCACGCCCCTGGGCTCCGCTGACGGCGCCCGTGACACATGGCGCCGCTAA
- a CDS encoding RibD family protein has protein sequence MRRAKRPYVICHMVPSIDGRIVTRNWKLSSRALSEYERTAETFDADGWMIGRISMEPYAGKAKVPVRKSGQPIPRTDFIARRDAESYAIALDPTGKLTWKFGSIDDEHVITILTEQVSDDYLAFLQSKGVSYLFGGKTELNLTRVLEKLRKDFGIKRLLLEGGGKINGSFLAEDLIDELSVLVAPIADGSIGTPSLFDAGEGRGPARHLKLVSCEPRKSDMLWLKYKVRKSESKR, from the coding sequence ATGCGCAGAGCGAAGCGCCCGTACGTGATTTGCCACATGGTGCCCTCCATCGATGGGCGCATTGTCACGAGGAACTGGAAGCTCTCGTCGCGCGCCCTGTCCGAGTACGAGCGGACGGCGGAGACGTTCGACGCCGATGGCTGGATGATTGGGCGGATTTCGATGGAACCCTACGCGGGGAAGGCGAAGGTCCCGGTACGCAAGTCAGGCCAGCCGATTCCAAGGACGGACTTCATCGCGAGGCGTGACGCGGAGTCCTACGCCATCGCGCTGGACCCCACGGGCAAGCTCACCTGGAAGTTTGGCTCCATCGATGACGAGCACGTCATCACCATTCTCACGGAGCAGGTCTCTGACGACTACCTGGCCTTCCTCCAGTCGAAGGGCGTCTCTTACCTGTTTGGCGGCAAGACGGAGCTGAACTTGACGAGGGTGCTCGAAAAGCTCCGTAAGGACTTCGGCATCAAGCGGTTGCTCCTGGAGGGCGGTGGGAAGATCAACGGCTCCTTCCTGGCAGAGGACCTCATCGACGAGCTGAGTGTCTTGGTGGCGCCCATCGCGGATGGTTCCATCGGAACGCCTTCTCTGTTCGATGCGGGCGAGGGAAGGGGCCCGGCCCGTCATCTCAAGCTGGTCTCCTGCGAGCCGCGGAAGAGCGACATGCTCTGGCTGAAGTACAAGGTGCGCAAATCAGAATCGAAAAGGTGA